From a single Streptomyces liliifuscus genomic region:
- a CDS encoding alpha/beta fold hydrolase: protein MPYVTASDGAQIHYKDWGQGRPVVLSHGWPLNADSWEAQQLFLASNGFRAIAHDRRGHGRSSQTWLGNEMNTYADDLATLIDTLDLRDATLVGFSTGGGEVARYVGRHGTARLAQLVLVSAVPPFMLKTDDNPGGVPVEVFDAIRAGSVADRSQLYRDLADGPFFGGNRPGAAPSQGIRDAFWRQGLQAGHRNAYECVAAFSATDFRADLDAFDVPTLVIHGDDDQVVPFEVGGKASAARIKNASLKVYPGAPHGITDTHKEQLNADLLEFLNS from the coding sequence ATGCCGTACGTGACCGCCTCCGACGGGGCACAGATCCACTACAAGGACTGGGGACAGGGCCGCCCGGTCGTTCTCAGCCACGGATGGCCCCTGAACGCGGACAGCTGGGAGGCGCAGCAGCTGTTCCTCGCCTCGAACGGCTTCCGCGCCATCGCGCACGACCGGCGTGGCCACGGCCGCTCCAGCCAGACCTGGCTCGGCAACGAGATGAACACGTACGCCGACGACCTGGCCACGCTCATCGACACGCTCGATCTGCGGGACGCGACGCTCGTCGGATTCTCCACCGGCGGCGGCGAGGTGGCCCGTTATGTCGGCCGGCACGGCACCGCCCGACTCGCCCAGCTCGTGCTCGTCTCCGCCGTACCGCCGTTCATGCTCAAGACCGACGACAACCCGGGCGGAGTGCCGGTCGAGGTGTTCGACGCGATCCGCGCCGGTTCGGTCGCCGACCGCTCGCAGCTCTACCGCGACCTGGCCGACGGGCCGTTCTTCGGCGGCAACCGGCCCGGCGCCGCCCCGTCCCAGGGCATCCGCGACGCGTTCTGGCGCCAGGGGCTCCAGGCCGGACACCGGAACGCGTACGAGTGCGTCGCGGCCTTCTCCGCCACCGACTTCCGTGCCGACCTGGACGCCTTCGACGTACCCACGCTCGTCATCCACGGCGACGACGACCAGGTCGTGCCGTTCGAAGTGGGCGGCAAGGCCTCCGCGGCCCGGATCAAGAACGCCTCGCTCAAGGTCTATCCGGGCGCGCCGCACGGCATCACCGACACCCACAAGGAACAACTCAACGCCGATCTGCTGGAGTTCCTCAACTCCTGA